attaaggtCATTTCACTCCATACAAGAGGTCTGAAGGTCCCCATGTTTTCTGTTGTTCTTGATGTAATTTCCTTTTCCTGTTATTCCTGCCCAGCTGGCCTTTATGCCGTCACTGAAGAATGAAATGACTAAAATGATATTCCTGTCATTTTACGCTCCGGAAAAAGCATTTAGTGCTGGGAACAGGGGTCCTATTGGAAATGGATGAGACTGACAGAAACGCAGCAGCTTCTGGTAAAGGAAATGCTAAACGTGTGCGGCAGTGAACCCGCTGGGGCAGTTTCATGGATTTAGCCATGTGGTAATAACTTCACCGAAGTTCTCTTTCAGTCTAGGACTAGGCGTAGTCCAAGAATGGGAAACTGATCCCCTGACATTTAGTCTATCTGAAAAGAGTCCTTGATCCACTGATCGCGCGAGTTTTGTGCCGGTTGAGGCAGAGTGGACAGAGGGGTGTCCTGAGATTCAGTCCCACTGTCATGCTccacctcttcatcctcctcctcctcctcggagTAGCCATTCTCAGTGGTGAAGGAGCTTTCGGACAGCAGAGAGGAGGAGATGTCCTGGAAGGCACCTTTGTACTCTTGTATGGACTCATACAGTGACCATAACTGGCAGAGCAGAGACATGTCCAACTGTCTTAAACCCACCTATGGAAAAAGTCAAAGAAATTGTTTTCATGTATAGTTCCCCATCTTGGTTGCACACTGTTATCAGAATCAAAATATCTTAGGTGCCGTCCCTGAGCCGGAGAGGTTTCTTAAACACTGTTGTTAGAAAAAAGAAgatatatactaatataatgccaaatataatacaaatatacagtacaggccaaacgtttggacacattttcgcattaaatgtgttttctttattttcatgaccacattggatctcactgaaggtatcaaaactatgaatgaacacatgtggagttctgtacttaacaaaaaacggtgtaataactgaaaacatgttttatatcctagtttctttgctctgattactgctttgcacactcttggcattctctagatgagcttcaagaggtcgtcacctgaaatggttctccaacagtcttgaaggagttcccagaggtgtttagcacttgttggcccctttgccttcactctgcggtccagctcaccccaaaacatctggattgggttcaggtccggtgactgtggagaccaggtctccactttttgttaagtacataactccacatgtgttcattcatagttttgatgccttcggtgcgtacctgtcaagtatcccgtcTTGGCCGGGAAAGTCCCGTAATTTACCCTtctttcccgccgtcctcccgtattagtatttttccgtaaatctcccgtattttattctgcgttattaaaaaaaaatcaaaaaaatcTGAGCTCTGTCATTAGCCTCGCGATTACTGCCACCTACTACAGGTATTGTGGGTGGCAGTTATCGCGAGATTAGCGTGTGAGGTGACGAGACGACggatgatggacgccaggacagagaaggaaggcgctcctgccaaaaaaaaacgcacaaaaCCCTCGTGTAAATACCGCGATCGATGGGACACCGAATTTATTTTTCGTAAGAAGAGCAGGGTGCGGGACAGCCACGCGTTCTGTAAGATTTGTAACTGCGACTTTAGCGTCGCACACGGGGGGAAGGAATGGTGTCCGCCAGCACGACAAATCCGCCAAGCACAAGCGCGGGCCAGAGGCACAAAAACGTGCCCAGGCgatgtcagcattcgtgacgagaaatgccactgaCTAAGTCACAAGTGCAGAGGTTAAAATGGCAATGCTGTGTGCCAAAAACACATGACAAACTTCCATGATGACGTTTCCATGTGTAGCTGACGTTTGCTAAAACGGAATAAATGGGTTTGAAGTGTGTTTGAACATTCTAACATTTGAGCATCATGGCATGCATGTTGTAGGCTGCTAGCTAATTACTGGACACTCAACAGGTGCCATAGGCCGGAAAAAATCCAAATCCCGTATTTTCAAATCCAAGGTATGcttcagtgagattctaccaatataaatggtcgtgaaaataaagaaaacacgtcgaatgagaaggtgtgtccaacttttggcctgtactgtaatacAAGATatgatgcaaaaataaaactaaaggGTGAGgcagaaaccttattgcacatgaagaAGAAATTGAGAGTTGGAGGTGGAAGGAtggattaaatgtcattaatctgttgtcctggttttaatgctACTGTATCACTGTTCGTATTTTTGTTCTTCATTCACTGCACTACCGTAAGTAAACTGCATTGCATTCAACGCCCCTTCATTCTGTACGGTGTCATACTTGGAACGCAAAGAAAGCGTTTAAAATTTCACCCAAATTTTGAGGTGACTATGCAACAAAGCACATTCTAAAAACATTGCACATCCAATACCATATTTTTCTACACGTGCAAAGTTTATTTTGGAACTCCTCGGTGATCATTTTACTGACTCCCTGCTCACCATCTCCTTGCGCAGCATCGCCAGCGCCGCGTCCAGGCTGGCGGGTCTGCCGGGGCCGAGGGGGTCGCCGAGCCGCGACTTGCTGATGTCGGCCTGGATGCGGGTCCTCTTGCTGTGCACCTTCTCGATGTCCCGCCAGGAGCCGCCGCTGGAGTTCAGGATGCCGCTCAGGCCTCTGGGCAGCGGCGGCAGACCGTCGACCGCCGGACACTCCGGAGGAGCCCCTGACCGGAAGCCGTTCATCCTCCGCGCGATTTCACCAAACTCCGACCGCCCGAGTCATAGACAAATTTACTGTAACCACTGTACTTACAGGAGCCGAGTAACGCGCTCCGACGTCCGTTCAGACCAGCGTGACGTCAAAAGTCCTTTAAAGGCGTTTTTTCAACTCACTGGCTTCCGGGCTCATTTAGCCTCTTATTTGCGCAAAACGCAATATTTCGAGCACGACTCAAACTTacgacgaaaaaaaaaaatcaagagaCACATAACGGTCTCCTTTGTCTCGGCCCCATCAAGCCACGCCCACCTCGCCGCCAGGTGCTGCCCGAGGGCGGACACGAGGTGGCGCTGgcgttcacatttacagcatttatcagacgcccttatccagagcgacttacagtcagtatttacagggacagtccccctggagcaccttagggttaagtgtcttgctcagggacacaatggtagtaagcgggacttgaacctgggtctcctagttcataggcgagtgtgttacccactaggctactaccagcccttatccagagcgacttacagtcagtacaGGGACTTACGGGGACAATCCCCcctggtgtcttgctcagggacacaatggtagtaagtgggattcgaacacCTTCAACCTCCAGGGTGGATAAAAACCTAAATCCAGTtacaagtgattgtcatcgtgatacactgcagcacagcacacggcgacacaacaaaatgtgtcctatgcttttaaccatcacccttggtgagcagtgggcagtcacgacaggcacccggggagagTCCTTTGCACCCCTGATCAGCTTCCAGAGCTTCTTTCCATGGTCCTGTTGGACTGCCTGCGAGATCCTCATCACACGTCTGTGACCTGCAGACATGCAGGCTGCCACTCTAGATCATTggagacccctcacaccctccgAACTCCGACTTTGAGTGGCTCCCCTCCAGACGCCGGCTCCGATGCTCCtcacacagaggaggaaggtcacctttgtttaattttttattttgtgtcataTGTTGCGTCTATTGTAACAAGCGTTGTacgtgagctgctccactgtgtTTTTGAAATTTTCAAGTTATTTGAAATTGAACTCAGAAAGTTCCAGGCTGCGAGGCCAACGTCAGCCCGATAACGAACACCTTATTATTCCGGGACGGAATGAAACTTTCAGGCGGTGGACCGGGCGCTTTCTGATGCCAGACGCCTCTTTTACTACAATACGAATGCCGACCAAAGGTGCTGCTTATAACAACAGAAATTCTGACATTTTAATTCGAACCCGAACCAACAACGCAACCGTACAACCAAATGTGACTATTTTGGATTGGAGCTCAGGCATTAACCAAACCACAGGACATAATAAAGTCCAGTCTCAGGAGCCCTGCAGCTCCTTCAGGCTGCGCAGCGAGTCGGCGCAGCCGCGGATGAGGCCGCACAGCTGCACGCTGGCCTCCACCGACGCCGACTGCTGCAGCTCCTGCGTGGCCCAGCGCAGCTTGTGCAGCACGGCCTCCTCCGCGCTCAGCAGCGCCGGGTGGGGTGCCGCGGCGGGGCACTGGGGGGCCGGTACCGGGGCGGGTGGGGCGACGGCGGCGGGACCGACGGCGGCCTGCGGCGGTAAGGGCCCCCTCAGGCCGGACGCCGCGCCCTCGCAGTGCTCCGGTCGGGGCTGGCCGGTGATGGAGAGGGGCGGGTCGCCGGCGGCCGGCTGGCTGGCAAGCTGCCGCTCTCGCACCTGCGACAGGGCAGCCTGGGCGTTCAGGGCTGAAAGAGGAGGAGCACAAAAACATGAACCAAAGGCGAGGTGCGAGGCGAGCGCGGCGGAGCGGCCCTCACCGGGGTTGTCTTTGTCCACGTCAGAATCGAGCTCCTGACACGACACGCAGTAGTTCTTCTTCTGCTTATCTTGCAGAAGAATCGTCTGAAGAGGACAAGAGGGGAATAAACATGCTGTTATGAACGCTTGAAAGTAGGGATGGACCGATACCGGTATCGGCCtcgataccacattttctaaagtacgGGGACTGATACTACAGTCTGAGAAGTGTCTATGTTTGAGCGgcgtgtaaggggttaatcacaggtGCCTCTCTCGGAGGTATAAAATGGGGGATTCCCGGGTCTCCTGCATGTTCTGGAGCCCAGATATGATGCCATAGCTGCCGCTACATGACTGACACGGAGCTGCCTAAACTACACAGCCTACTGCAAGCCTGCTCTGCGTTTAGTTTCACCGCAGATATTTGGACAAGCAGTGTTAGCGCCGTGAAGCTA
The window above is part of the Denticeps clupeoides chromosome 6, fDenClu1.1, whole genome shotgun sequence genome. Proteins encoded here:
- the znrd2 gene encoding protein ZNRD2, which translates into the protein MALNADDEDFEWEPPSDAEMKVIQARRERQDKISKLMGDYLLKGYKMLGECCEVCQTILLQDKQKKNYCVSCQELDSDVDKDNPALNAQAALSQVRERQLASQPAAGDPPLSITGQPRPEHCEGAASGLRGPLPPQAAVGPAAVAPPAPVPAPQCPAAAPHPALLSAEEAVLHKLRWATQELQQSASVEASVQLCGLIRGCADSLRSLKELQGS
- the fam89b gene encoding leucine repeat adapter protein 25, producing MNGFRSGAPPECPAVDGLPPLPRGLSGILNSSGGSWRDIEKVHSKRTRIQADISKSRLGDPLGPGRPASLDAALAMLRKEMVGLRQLDMSLLCQLWSLYESIQEYKGAFQDISSSLLSESSFTTENGYSEEEEEDEEVEHDSGTESQDTPLSTLPQPAQNSRDQWIKDSFQID